From one Pseudomonas sp. B21-048 genomic stretch:
- a CDS encoding ABC transporter transmembrane domain-containing protein: MILMLSSRHRRAIRLASRFLAPYRWPALGALLALIVTAGITLSMGQGIRLLVDQGFMTQSPHLLNRSIGVFMLLVMGLAIGTFARFYLVSWIGERVVADIRRRVFNHLVYLHPGFYEDNRSSEIQSRLTADTTLLQSVIGSSLSLFLRNGLMVIGGIVLLFITNPKLTSIVVVALPLVVAPILIFGRRVRTLSRLSQDRIADIGSYVSETLSQIKTVQAYNHQVQDEQRFATTVEEAFNTARKRIFQRAWLITLVILLVLGAVGVMLWVGGMDVIAGRISAGELAAFVFYSLIVGGAFGTLSEVIGELQRAAGAAERIAELLRSENIIQPPTQGLVTLPERVKGDLVLQDVRFSYPSRPQSYAVDGLNLTINAGETLALVGPSGAGKSTVYDLLLRFYDPIEGRILLDGVPLTQLDPLDLRRCFALVSQTPALFFGSIEENIRYGRPTATLAQVQEAAKIAYAHDFIEQMPSGYQTHLGDAGLGLSGGQRQRLAIARALLVDAPILLLDEATSALDAQSEHLIQQALPSLMKNRTTLVIAHRLATVKNADRIAVMDQGKLVAVGTHQELIASNALYARLAALQFTDGKAEADLRV; this comes from the coding sequence ATGATCCTCATGCTCTCTTCCCGTCACCGCCGAGCCATTCGTCTGGCCAGCCGTTTCCTCGCGCCATATCGCTGGCCGGCCTTGGGTGCCTTGCTGGCGTTGATCGTCACTGCTGGCATCACCCTGTCCATGGGGCAGGGGATCCGCCTGTTGGTTGATCAGGGTTTCATGACCCAATCCCCGCATTTGCTCAACCGATCCATCGGCGTGTTCATGCTGCTGGTGATGGGGCTGGCGATTGGCACCTTTGCGCGTTTTTACCTGGTGTCGTGGATCGGCGAGCGCGTTGTCGCCGACATCCGCCGTCGGGTGTTCAACCATCTGGTCTACCTGCATCCGGGGTTCTATGAAGACAACCGCAGCTCCGAGATCCAGTCACGGTTGACCGCCGACACCACGCTGCTGCAATCGGTCATCGGCTCTTCGCTGTCGCTGTTCCTGCGTAATGGGCTGATGGTGATCGGCGGGATTGTCTTGCTGTTCATCACCAACCCCAAACTCACCAGCATCGTGGTGGTCGCGTTGCCGCTGGTGGTCGCGCCGATCCTGATTTTTGGTCGCCGGGTGCGCACCCTGTCGCGTCTGAGCCAGGACCGGATTGCCGATATCGGCAGCTATGTCTCCGAAACCCTGAGTCAGATCAAAACCGTGCAGGCCTACAACCATCAGGTTCAGGACGAGCAGCGTTTTGCCACGACCGTGGAAGAGGCTTTCAACACCGCCCGTAAGCGCATTTTCCAGCGGGCCTGGTTGATTACCCTGGTGATCCTGCTGGTGTTGGGCGCCGTCGGGGTGATGCTCTGGGTCGGCGGCATGGATGTCATCGCCGGACGGATTTCCGCGGGTGAGCTGGCTGCGTTTGTCTTTTACAGCCTGATTGTCGGCGGTGCCTTCGGCACGTTGAGTGAAGTGATCGGCGAACTGCAGCGAGCGGCGGGGGCGGCGGAGCGGATTGCCGAGTTGTTGCGTTCGGAAAACATCATCCAGCCACCGACCCAGGGCCTGGTGACTTTGCCTGAGCGGGTGAAGGGCGATCTGGTGCTGCAAGATGTGCGTTTTTCCTACCCGTCGCGTCCGCAAAGTTATGCCGTTGATGGTCTGAATCTGACGATCAACGCTGGCGAAACGCTTGCATTGGTAGGGCCGTCCGGTGCCGGCAAGTCGACAGTGTATGACCTGCTGTTGCGCTTTTACGACCCTATCGAAGGGCGCATCCTTCTGGACGGTGTGCCGCTGACCCAACTCGATCCTCTGGATCTGCGTCGCTGCTTCGCCCTCGTCTCGCAAACCCCTGCGCTGTTCTTCGGCAGCATCGAAGAGAACATTCGCTACGGCCGCCCGACGGCGACTTTGGCCCAGGTCCAGGAAGCCGCGAAAATCGCCTATGCCCACGACTTCATCGAGCAAATGCCCAGCGGCTACCAGACACACCTCGGCGACGCTGGTCTCGGTTTATCCGGCGGGCAACGCCAGCGCCTGGCCATCGCCCGGGCGCTGCTGGTGGACGCGCCGATCCTGCTACTGGACGAGGCCACCAGCGCCCTCGACGCCCAGAGCGAGCACCTGATCCAGCAAGCCCTGCCCAGCCTGATGAAAAATCGCACCACGCTGGTCATCGCCCACCGATTGGCCACGGTGAAAAACGCCGACAGGATCGCAGTGATGGACCAAGGGAAACTGGTGGCGGTGGGGACGCATCAGGAGTTGATTGCGAGTAATGCGTTGTATGCACGACTGGCAGCGTTGCAGTTCACTGACGGCAAAGCCGAAGCCGATCTGCGAGTGTAG
- a CDS encoding IS256 family transposase, whose product MTEPKRTKRVKPDPELVKLADSLLTNYRKPEDLIGENGLLKQLTKMLVERALEAEMTEHLGHDKSAAVTNAEGNARNGHSGKTLKGDFGELPLEIPRDRQGMFEPQLVSKHQTRWTGFDDKVISLYARGMTVREIQGHLQEMYGTEVSPSLISAITDAVSEEVKVWQSRPLDELYPILYLDCIHVKVRDSGAVRTKAVYLAIGVNMDGRKEVLGLWIAQTEGAKFWLQVVTELKTRGVKDIFIACVDGLKGFPEAIEVVYPQASVQLCIVHMVRNSLKFVSWKHQREAAADLKLIYRSTTVEMAEQKLTDFEAKWDDRYPLISQSWRKNWARVIPLFDYPPEIRTVIYTTNAIESINMSLRKVTKSRASFPTDDAVMKLFYLALNNISKKWTMPIRDWAGALNRFSIQFEDRLLQD is encoded by the coding sequence ATGACCGAGCCCAAGCGCACTAAACGAGTCAAACCCGATCCTGAACTGGTAAAGCTGGCCGACAGCCTGTTGACCAACTACCGAAAACCCGAAGATCTGATCGGCGAAAATGGCCTGCTCAAGCAGCTCACCAAGATGCTCGTCGAACGAGCGCTGGAAGCTGAAATGACCGAGCACCTGGGGCATGACAAAAGCGCAGCCGTTACCAATGCCGAAGGAAATGCTCGCAACGGCCATAGCGGTAAGACGCTCAAGGGCGACTTTGGCGAGCTACCGCTGGAGATTCCCCGTGATCGCCAGGGAATGTTCGAGCCCCAGCTAGTTTCCAAGCACCAGACGCGTTGGACCGGCTTCGATGACAAGGTCATTTCGCTGTACGCCCGAGGGATGACTGTTCGGGAAATTCAGGGGCACCTGCAGGAGATGTACGGCACAGAGGTCTCTCCTAGCCTCATCTCGGCGATTACCGACGCCGTTAGCGAAGAGGTCAAAGTCTGGCAATCGCGTCCTCTGGACGAGCTCTATCCGATCCTCTACCTCGATTGCATTCACGTCAAAGTGCGCGACAGTGGCGCGGTCAGAACCAAGGCGGTTTACTTGGCCATTGGCGTCAATATGGACGGTCGAAAAGAAGTTCTAGGATTGTGGATCGCACAGACTGAAGGTGCCAAATTCTGGCTGCAAGTAGTCACAGAGCTTAAAACACGCGGGGTAAAAGACATCTTTATCGCCTGCGTGGATGGGCTCAAGGGCTTTCCTGAGGCGATCGAAGTGGTCTATCCGCAAGCCTCGGTTCAACTGTGCATCGTGCATATGGTGCGCAACAGCTTGAAGTTCGTATCGTGGAAGCATCAACGCGAAGCCGCTGCCGACCTCAAGCTTATTTACCGCTCGACGACGGTTGAAATGGCCGAGCAAAAGCTGACCGATTTCGAGGCCAAATGGGATGATCGATACCCTCTGATCAGCCAGTCATGGCGCAAAAACTGGGCGAGGGTCATACCTCTATTCGATTATCCACCTGAGATACGGACGGTGATCTATACCACCAACGCCATCGAGTCGATCAACATGAGCTTGCGCAAGGTCACCAAAAGCAGAGCCTCATTCCCGACTGATGACGCGGTTATGAAGCTCTTTTATCTGGCGCTGAATAACATCAGCAAGAAGTGGACAATGCCAATCAGGGACTGGGCGGGGGCCTTGAACCGGTTCAGTATCCAGTTCGAAGACCGGCTTTTGCAGGATTAA
- the tusA gene encoding sulfurtransferase TusA, with the protein MSEMIDTPVDGTLDATGLNCPEPVMMLHQHIRDLAPGGLLKVIATDPSTRRDIPKFCVFLDHELVAQHEEAGTYLYWIRKKLA; encoded by the coding sequence ATGAGTGAAATGATCGATACGCCGGTAGACGGCACCCTCGACGCCACCGGCCTCAATTGCCCGGAACCGGTGATGATGCTGCACCAGCACATCCGTGACCTGGCGCCCGGCGGCCTGCTGAAGGTGATCGCCACTGACCCGTCGACCCGTCGCGACATCCCCAAGTTTTGCGTTTTTCTCGACCATGAACTGGTCGCGCAGCATGAAGAGGCAGGCACCTACCTCTACTGGATTCGCAAAAAACTCGCTTAA
- the acnA gene encoding aconitate hydratase AcnA has protein sequence MPSLDSLKTLKTLQVDDKTYHYFSLPEAAKSLGDLDKLPMSLKVLLENLLRWEDEKTVTGADLKAIAAWLKERRSDREIQYRPARVLMQDFTGVPAVVDLAAMRAAMAKAGGDPQRINPLSPVDLVIDHSVMVDKYASSSAFEQNVDIEMQRNHERYAFLRWGQRAFDNFCVVPPGTGICHQVNLEYLGRTVWTKDEDGRTYAFPDTLVGTDSHTTMINGLGVLGWGVGGIEAEAAMLGQPVSMLIPEVIGFKLTGKLKEGITATDLVLTVTQMLRQKGVVGKFVEFYGDGLADLPLADRATIANMAPEYGATCGFFPVDDVTLEYLRLSGRTPETVKLVEAYSKIQGLWRLPGKEPVFTDSLALDMGSVEASLAGPKRPQDRVSLPNVAQAFTDFLGLQFKPSTKEESRLESEGGGGVAVGNADLIGETDYDHEGRTYRLKNGAVVIAAITSCTNTSNPSVMMAAGLVAKKAVEKGLKRKPWVKSSLAPGSKVVTDYYKAAGLTQYLDELGFALVGYGCTTCIGNSGPLPEPIEKAIQKADLTVASVLSGNRNFEGRVHPLVKTNWLASPPLVVAYALAGTVRIDISSEPLGNDKDGHPVYLRDIWPSTKEIADAVTQVNTAMFHKEYAEVFAGDEQWQAIEVPQAATYVWNNDSTYIQHPPFFDDIGGPAPVVKDVEGAKVLALLGDSVTTDHISPAGNIKADSPAGHYLREQGVEPRDFNSYGSRRGNHQVMMRGTFANIRIRNEMLGGEEGGNTIYIPTGEKLPIYDAAMRYQASGTPLVVIAGQEYGTGSSRDWAAKGTNLLGVKAVIAESFERIHRSNLVGMGVLPLQFKLDQNRKSLNLTGKETLDILGLTGVELTPRMNLTLVVTREDSSKEKIEVLCRIDTLNEVEYFKAGGILHYVLRQLIAS, from the coding sequence ATGCCGTCCCTCGATAGCCTGAAAACCCTTAAAACCTTACAAGTCGACGACAAGACCTACCACTATTTCAGCCTGCCCGAAGCCGCCAAAAGCCTGGGCGATCTCGACAAGCTGCCGATGTCGCTGAAAGTACTGCTGGAAAATCTGCTGCGCTGGGAGGACGAGAAAACCGTTACCGGCGCCGACCTCAAGGCGATTGCCGCCTGGCTCAAGGAGCGTCGCTCCGATCGCGAAATCCAGTACCGGCCCGCGCGGGTGTTAATGCAGGACTTTACCGGCGTCCCCGCCGTGGTCGACCTGGCTGCCATGCGCGCCGCCATGGCCAAGGCTGGTGGCGACCCGCAGCGAATCAATCCGCTGTCACCGGTGGACCTGGTGATCGACCACTCGGTGATGGTCGACAAGTACGCCAGTTCAAGCGCCTTCGAACAGAACGTCGACATCGAAATGCAGCGCAACCACGAGCGTTACGCCTTCCTGCGCTGGGGCCAGCGTGCCTTCGACAATTTCTGCGTGGTGCCACCGGGCACCGGCATTTGCCACCAGGTCAACCTTGAGTACCTGGGCCGTACAGTCTGGACCAAGGACGAGGACGGTCGCACGTATGCTTTCCCGGACACCTTGGTTGGCACCGACTCTCACACCACCATGATCAACGGCCTCGGCGTACTCGGCTGGGGCGTGGGCGGGATCGAAGCGGAAGCGGCGATGCTTGGCCAACCAGTGTCGATGCTGATCCCGGAAGTGATCGGTTTCAAACTCACCGGCAAGCTCAAGGAAGGCATCACCGCCACCGACCTGGTGCTGACGGTGACCCAGATGCTGCGCCAAAAAGGGGTGGTCGGAAAATTCGTCGAGTTCTACGGCGACGGCCTCGCCGACCTGCCGCTGGCCGACCGTGCGACCATCGCCAACATGGCCCCGGAATACGGCGCCACCTGCGGCTTCTTCCCGGTGGATGACGTGACACTGGAGTACTTGCGCCTGTCCGGCCGCACGCCGGAAACCGTGAAACTGGTGGAGGCCTACAGCAAGATCCAGGGCCTGTGGCGCCTGCCCGGCAAGGAGCCGGTGTTCACCGACAGCCTGGCCCTGGACATGGGCAGCGTCGAAGCCAGCCTCGCCGGGCCAAAACGCCCGCAGGACCGCGTCTCGTTGCCGAACGTCGCGCAAGCGTTCACTGACTTTCTCGGCCTGCAATTCAAACCCTCCACCAAGGAAGAGAGTCGCCTCGAAAGTGAGGGCGGCGGTGGCGTCGCGGTGGGCAACGCCGATCTGATCGGTGAAACGGACTACGACCACGAAGGCCGCACGTATCGGCTGAAAAACGGCGCGGTGGTGATTGCCGCGATCACCTCCTGCACCAACACCTCCAACCCCAGCGTGATGATGGCGGCCGGGCTGGTGGCGAAGAAAGCCGTGGAGAAAGGCCTCAAACGCAAACCGTGGGTCAAGAGTTCGCTGGCCCCTGGCTCGAAAGTGGTCACCGACTACTACAAGGCTGCAGGCCTGACCCAATACCTTGATGAGCTCGGTTTTGCGCTAGTCGGTTATGGCTGCACCACCTGCATCGGCAACTCCGGACCGTTGCCGGAGCCGATCGAAAAAGCCATTCAGAAAGCCGACCTGACCGTCGCCTCGGTGCTCTCGGGCAACCGCAACTTTGAAGGTCGCGTGCATCCGCTGGTGAAAACCAACTGGCTGGCCTCCCCGCCCCTGGTCGTCGCCTATGCGTTGGCCGGCACGGTGCGCATCGACATCAGCAGCGAACCCTTGGGCAACGACAAGGACGGCCACCCGGTTTATCTGCGAGACATTTGGCCGAGCACTAAAGAAATCGCCGACGCCGTGACTCAGGTGAACACCGCGATGTTCCACAAGGAGTACGCCGAAGTGTTTGCCGGCGACGAGCAGTGGCAGGCGATCGAAGTGCCGCAGGCGGCGACTTATGTCTGGAACAACGATTCGACGTATATCCAGCATCCGCCATTCTTCGATGACATCGGCGGCCCTGCGCCGGTGGTCAAGGACGTCGAAGGAGCGAAAGTCCTCGCGCTGCTCGGTGATTCGGTGACCACCGACCACATCTCCCCGGCCGGCAACATCAAGGCTGACAGCCCTGCCGGCCATTACCTGCGCGAGCAAGGGGTGGAACCGCGGGACTTCAACTCCTACGGCTCGCGCCGCGGCAATCATCAAGTGATGATGCGTGGCACGTTTGCCAACATCCGGATTCGCAACGAGATGCTTGGCGGCGAAGAAGGCGGCAACACGATTTACATTCCGACCGGAGAAAAGCTGCCGATCTACGACGCGGCCATGCGTTACCAGGCATCAGGCACGCCGCTGGTGGTGATCGCCGGGCAAGAATACGGCACCGGTTCGAGCCGCGACTGGGCGGCCAAGGGCACCAATCTGCTGGGGGTTAAAGCGGTCATCGCGGAAAGCTTCGAGCGGATTCACCGTTCCAACCTGGTCGGCATGGGCGTGTTGCCGTTGCAGTTCAAGTTGGATCAGAACCGCAAGAGCCTGAACCTCACCGGCAAGGAAACCCTGGACATCCTTGGCCTGACGGGCGTCGAACTGACTCCGCGGATGAACCTGACGCTGGTTGTCACCCGAGAAGACAGCAGTAAGGAAAAGATTGAGGTGTTGTGCCGGATCGATACCCTCAACGAGGTGGAGTACTTCAAGGCCGGAGGGATTTTGCATTACGTGTTGCGGCAATTGATTGCCTCGTAA
- a CDS encoding MATE family efflux transporter codes for MNSVTDRPAAISLNRPARVRLELKNLLGLALPIMIAQLATTAMGFVDAVMAGRVGPRDLAAVALGNSIWVPVFLLMTGTLLATTPKVAQRFGAGTHSEIGPIVRQALWLALVVGLMATGMLFSAEPILHIMKVDPELIGPCMQYLHGIASGLPAVALYHVLRCFSDGLGRTRPAMVLGLCGLALNIPLNYIFIYGHLGVPAMGGVGCGWATAVVMWVMALGMAGWERWAPAYQSSQLFSRFDWPQWSVIKRLLGIGLPIGIAVFAESSIFAVIALLIGSLGATVVAGHQIALNFSSLVFMIPYSLGMAVTVRVGQALGREEPREARFAAGVGMGTALTYACLSASMMLLLREPIAAIYTADPTVIQVAAMLIVYSALFQFSDAIQVTAAGALRGYQDTRVTMILTLFAYWGIGLPVGYALGLTDWLGAPSGPSGLWQGLIVGLSCAALMLSIRLTRSARKRIRISHSAG; via the coding sequence TTGAACTCCGTGACTGACCGCCCCGCCGCTATTTCCCTCAACCGCCCGGCCCGGGTTCGCCTGGAGCTGAAAAACCTGCTCGGCCTGGCGTTGCCGATCATGATCGCGCAACTGGCGACCACCGCCATGGGCTTCGTCGATGCGGTGATGGCCGGACGTGTCGGGCCTCGGGATTTGGCGGCCGTCGCGCTGGGCAACTCGATCTGGGTACCGGTGTTTCTGCTGATGACCGGCACCCTGCTGGCCACCACCCCAAAAGTCGCCCAGCGCTTCGGCGCCGGCACGCACAGCGAGATTGGCCCGATCGTGCGTCAGGCGTTGTGGCTGGCGCTGGTGGTGGGGTTGATGGCGACCGGCATGCTGTTCAGCGCCGAACCGATCCTGCACATCATGAAGGTCGATCCCGAGCTGATCGGCCCGTGCATGCAGTATCTGCACGGCATCGCCAGCGGCCTGCCTGCCGTCGCGCTCTATCACGTGCTGCGCTGCTTCAGCGATGGTCTGGGTCGCACGCGCCCGGCGATGGTCCTTGGTCTGTGCGGGCTGGCGCTGAATATTCCACTGAACTACATCTTCATCTATGGCCACTTGGGTGTGCCGGCCATGGGCGGTGTCGGCTGCGGCTGGGCCACGGCGGTCGTGATGTGGGTGATGGCGTTGGGGATGGCCGGGTGGGAGCGCTGGGCGCCGGCCTATCAGTCGAGCCAGTTGTTCAGCCGTTTCGACTGGCCCCAGTGGTCGGTGATCAAGCGTCTGCTGGGCATCGGCCTGCCGATCGGCATTGCGGTGTTCGCCGAGTCGAGCATCTTCGCCGTGATCGCCCTGCTGATCGGCAGCCTCGGCGCCACCGTGGTCGCCGGGCACCAGATCGCACTGAACTTCAGCTCGCTGGTGTTCATGATCCCCTACTCCCTCGGCATGGCCGTGACCGTGCGGGTCGGCCAGGCACTCGGCCGTGAGGAACCGCGCGAAGCCCGCTTCGCCGCCGGTGTCGGCATGGGCACCGCCCTGACTTATGCGTGCCTGTCGGCGAGCATGATGCTGTTGCTGCGTGAGCCCATCGCTGCAATTTACACCGCCGACCCAACGGTGATTCAGGTGGCCGCGATGCTGATCGTGTATTCGGCCCTGTTCCAGTTTTCCGATGCGATTCAGGTAACGGCGGCGGGCGCACTGCGGGGTTATCAGGACACGCGGGTGACGATGATCCTGACCCTGTTCGCGTACTGGGGGATTGGTTTGCCGGTGGGTTACGCCCTGGGCCTGACCGACTGGCTCGGTGCGCCGAGCGGCCCGAGCGGGTTGTGGCAAGGTTTGATCGTCGGCTTGAGTTGCGCGGCGCTGATGCTGTCGATCCGCCTGACGCGCAGTGCACGCAAGCGGATCCGCATCAGTCATTCGGCGGGTTAA
- the pdxB gene encoding 4-phosphoerythronate dehydrogenase PdxB, giving the protein MLIVADENIPLLDAFFAGFGEIRRVPGRAIDRATVEQADVLLVRSVTNVNRALLEGSKVRFVGTCTIGTDHLDLGYFQQAGITWSSAPGCNARGVVDYVLGSLLTLAEIEGADLTQRTYGVVGAGEVGGRLVKVLQGLGWNVLVCDPPRQAAEGGDYVSLDQIILQCDVISLHTPLDKQGPQSTWHLFDKNRLNQLKPGTWLINASRGPVIDNTALRQVLLQREDLQAVLDVWEAEPEVDVALAELCVLATPHIAGYSLDGKQRGTAQIYQAFCEFLGQPEQVHLSDLLPAPWLSGVTLNADSDPAWALAMLCRGVYDPRRDDADFRRSLVGNVNEQRAAFDALRKHYPLRREIDGLKVRIEGDSPALQRIVAALGATGVYGILCKRRCC; this is encoded by the coding sequence ATGCTGATTGTTGCCGACGAAAATATCCCGCTGCTCGATGCCTTCTTCGCAGGGTTCGGTGAAATCCGCCGGGTGCCGGGACGTGCCATCGACCGCGCCACTGTCGAGCAGGCCGATGTGCTGCTGGTGCGTTCGGTGACCAACGTCAACCGCGCATTGCTCGAAGGCAGCAAGGTGCGCTTCGTCGGCACCTGCACCATCGGCACCGATCACCTGGATCTGGGTTACTTTCAACAGGCCGGCATCACCTGGTCCAGCGCGCCAGGCTGCAATGCCCGGGGTGTGGTCGATTACGTTCTGGGTAGCCTGCTGACCCTGGCCGAAATCGAAGGTGCCGACCTGACTCAACGCACTTACGGCGTGGTCGGTGCAGGCGAAGTGGGCGGGAGGCTGGTCAAGGTTCTGCAAGGCCTGGGCTGGAACGTATTGGTCTGCGATCCACCACGGCAAGCCGCTGAAGGGGGCGATTACGTCAGCCTCGACCAAATCATTTTGCAATGCGACGTTATCAGTTTGCACACTCCGCTGGACAAGCAAGGCCCTCAGTCGACCTGGCATCTGTTCGATAAAAACCGTTTGAACCAACTTAAGCCGGGCACCTGGCTGATCAACGCCAGTCGTGGCCCGGTGATTGACAACACCGCTCTGCGCCAGGTGCTGTTGCAGCGTGAAGATCTGCAAGCGGTGCTGGATGTCTGGGAGGCTGAGCCCGAGGTCGATGTGGCACTGGCCGAGTTGTGTGTGCTGGCGACGCCGCACATTGCCGGTTATAGCCTGGACGGCAAACAGCGTGGGACGGCGCAGATCTATCAGGCGTTTTGCGAGTTCCTTGGGCAACCGGAACAGGTTCACCTGAGCGACTTGCTGCCAGCGCCGTGGTTGTCGGGAGTGACGTTGAACGCCGACAGCGATCCGGCCTGGGCACTGGCGATGTTGTGCCGTGGCGTGTACGACCCACGCCGTGACGACGCGGATTTCCGTCGCAGCCTTGTCGGCAACGTGAACGAGCAGCGTGCGGCGTTCGATGCACTACGCAAGCATTACCCGCTGCGGCGTGAGATTGATGGGTTGAAGGTGCGGATCGAGGGGGATTCGCCAGCGTTGCAGCGGATCGTGGCGGCGTTGGGGGCAACGGGGGTGTACGGGATTCTGTGTAAACGGCGTTGCTGTTAA
- the rlmM gene encoding 23S rRNA (cytidine(2498)-2'-O)-methyltransferase RlmM → MNTLFMHCRPGFEGEVCSEISEHAARLNVAGYAKAKTASACAEFICTEEDGAERLMRGQRFADLIFPRQWARGIFIDLPETDRISVILAHMADFPLCGSLWLEMVDTNDGKELSNFCKKFEGHLRKALMAAGKLVEDAHKPRLLLTFKSGREVFMGLAESNNSAMWPMGIPRLKFPREAPSRSTLKLEEAWHHFIPRDQWDERLHSDMTGVDLGAAPGGWTWQLVNRGMLVTAIDNGPMAESLMDTGLVQHLMADGFTFKPKQPVDWMVCDIVEKPARNAAMLEEWIGEGHCREAVVNLKLPMKQRYAEVKRLLERIADGFKARGIRVEIGCKQLYHDREEVTCHLRRLDVKKPKSR, encoded by the coding sequence ATGAACACCCTCTTTATGCATTGCCGGCCGGGCTTCGAAGGCGAAGTCTGTTCCGAGATTTCCGAACATGCCGCGCGGCTGAACGTGGCCGGTTATGCCAAGGCCAAAACCGCCAGCGCCTGCGCCGAATTTATCTGCACCGAAGAAGACGGCGCCGAGCGCTTGATGCGTGGTCAGCGTTTCGCCGACCTGATCTTTCCGCGTCAGTGGGCCCGTGGGATCTTTATTGATCTGCCGGAAACCGACCGCATCAGCGTGATTCTTGCGCACATGGCGGACTTCCCGCTGTGCGGCAGCCTGTGGCTGGAAATGGTCGACACCAACGATGGCAAAGAGCTGTCGAACTTCTGCAAGAAATTCGAAGGCCACCTGCGCAAGGCGCTGATGGCCGCCGGCAAACTGGTGGAAGACGCCCACAAGCCGCGGCTGCTGCTGACCTTCAAGAGTGGTCGCGAAGTGTTTATGGGCCTGGCCGAATCGAACAATTCGGCGATGTGGCCGATGGGTATTCCACGCCTGAAATTCCCGCGTGAAGCGCCGAGCCGTTCGACCCTCAAGCTGGAAGAGGCCTGGCACCATTTCATCCCGCGCGATCAGTGGGACGAGCGCCTGCACAGCGACATGACCGGTGTCGACCTCGGCGCTGCACCCGGTGGCTGGACCTGGCAACTGGTCAACCGCGGCATGCTGGTGACCGCCATCGACAACGGTCCGATGGCCGAAAGCCTGATGGACACCGGTTTGGTGCAGCATTTGATGGCTGACGGTTTCACCTTCAAGCCCAAGCAGCCGGTGGACTGGATGGTCTGCGACATCGTCGAGAAACCGGCGCGCAACGCGGCGATGCTGGAAGAATGGATTGGCGAGGGGCATTGCCGCGAAGCGGTGGTCAACCTCAAGCTGCCGATGAAACAGCGTTATGCCGAAGTGAAACGCTTGCTGGAACGTATTGCCGACGGGTTCAAGGCACGGGGCATTCGGGTCGAGATCGGCTGCAAGCAGCTGTATCACGACCGTGAGGAAGTGACCTGCCATTTGCGCCGATTGGACGTGAAGAAACCCAAGTCCCGCTGA
- a CDS encoding PA1571 family protein, giving the protein MSLQNSSDDKIPVIRTQPDQSLGCSIIDKDGHEVPITENMIQDACRELEKRLVKPAEQE; this is encoded by the coding sequence ATGTCCTTGCAAAACAGCAGCGATGACAAGATTCCAGTGATTCGCACGCAGCCAGACCAGTCTCTGGGTTGCTCGATTATTGATAAGGATGGGCACGAAGTACCGATCACTGAAAACATGATCCAGGACGCTTGCCGCGAACTGGAAAAGCGATTGGTCAAGCCTGCCGAACAAGAGTGA
- a CDS encoding CPBP family intramembrane glutamic endopeptidase, with protein sequence MIALPWTYLALLSIGYGLALIYGQLSWLAAISFALLLSAGFAVRQQQVPIGRYLGHGLFIILAVALAMHWLPGFYNGRAIDPQRFTDDAAPFAMYLNQDKPLIGFWLLLVCPWIVGRRSLRLSVYATALALTVSAVLALGGALLLGVISWAPKWPDQSWLWVLNNLLLVTLVEEALFRGYIQGGLSQQFEHWPYGENLALLIASMLFGLVHLGAGWQWVLLASLAGVGYGLAYRFGGLGAAIATHFGLNLLHFGLFTYPMLAG encoded by the coding sequence ATGATCGCACTGCCATGGACTTATCTGGCACTTCTCTCCATTGGTTACGGCCTGGCTTTGATCTACGGCCAACTCAGCTGGCTCGCCGCTATCTCTTTTGCCTTGCTGCTGTCCGCCGGTTTCGCCGTTCGCCAGCAACAGGTTCCCATTGGCCGCTACCTCGGCCACGGTTTGTTCATCATCCTGGCGGTGGCGCTGGCAATGCACTGGCTTCCCGGTTTCTACAACGGTCGCGCCATTGATCCCCAACGTTTCACCGACGATGCCGCGCCGTTTGCCATGTACCTGAATCAGGACAAACCGCTGATCGGTTTCTGGCTGTTGCTGGTTTGCCCGTGGATTGTCGGCCGGCGCTCGTTGCGACTGTCCGTTTATGCCACCGCCCTCGCCCTGACCGTGAGTGCCGTACTGGCCTTGGGTGGCGCGCTGTTGCTGGGCGTGATCAGTTGGGCACCTAAATGGCCAGATCAGTCCTGGTTGTGGGTGCTGAATAACTTGTTGCTGGTGACGCTGGTGGAAGAAGCGTTGTTTCGCGGCTATATCCAGGGCGGCCTGAGCCAGCAATTCGAACACTGGCCTTATGGGGAAAATCTCGCCTTGCTAATCGCCTCTATGTTGTTCGGCCTCGTTCATCTGGGTGCCGGTTGGCAATGGGTATTGCTGGCGAGTCTGGCGGGTGTCGGTTATGGCCTGGCCTACCGTTTTGGCGGGTTGGGCGCGGCCATCGCCACCCATTTTGGTTTGAATCTGCTGCATTTCGGGCTGTTCACTTATCCGATGCTCGCCGGCTGA